One genomic segment of Nitrospira sp. CR1.1 includes these proteins:
- a CDS encoding integration host factor subunit beta, producing MTKAQIIERVSEQVTTLTKRQAEIVVNTIFDCIRDSLRSGNKTEIRGFGSFRLRARRMKEGRNPKTGATVAVPAKRVPFFKAGKELKELLNK from the coding sequence ATGACCAAAGCGCAGATTATCGAGCGGGTATCGGAGCAGGTCACCACATTGACGAAGCGGCAGGCGGAAATCGTGGTCAATACGATTTTCGATTGTATTCGAGATTCCCTGCGAAGCGGCAATAAGACGGAGATCCGGGGGTTCGGGAGTTTTCGTCTCCGCGCCCGGCGGATGAAGGAAGGTCGCAATCCAAAAACCGGGGCGACCGTTGCGGTGCCGGCCAAGCGTGTGCCATTCTTCAAGGCAGGCAAAGAACTGAAGGAATTACTCAATAAGTAA
- the sppA gene encoding signal peptide peptidase SppA: MGPQADTAGKPQRSLLRRILWAIVIAGGALIVLNALLPDLDFSTQDRVALIRIEGVILDAQATITELKQYSENPLVKAIVLRIDSPGGGVVPSQEIHDAVQRVKNKSNKAVIASMGTVAASGGYYIAAATDRIIANPGSLTGSIGVIMEMANFEGLMKKVGVEGVVIKSGRFKDVGSPLRKMSDEERRLLQSVMDDVHQQFIQAVADGRSLEVSDVEPLADGRIYTGRQAKEARLVDELGDLDDAIHIAADIAGMEGEPKVVEPRKRFSFRDIIESRWSSVFPKLEFDTGVKMKYLMAF, from the coding sequence ATGGGCCCACAAGCAGACACGGCGGGGAAGCCACAGCGGAGCCTATTGCGCCGTATCCTCTGGGCCATCGTGATTGCGGGAGGAGCGTTGATTGTGTTGAACGCGCTCCTCCCCGACCTCGATTTCTCAACCCAGGATCGCGTGGCGCTCATTCGCATCGAGGGCGTCATCCTGGATGCGCAGGCGACCATCACCGAGTTGAAACAATACAGCGAGAATCCGCTGGTGAAGGCGATCGTCTTGCGCATCGACAGCCCCGGCGGCGGCGTCGTGCCGTCTCAGGAAATTCACGACGCCGTGCAGCGGGTGAAAAACAAAAGTAATAAAGCCGTGATCGCCTCCATGGGAACGGTTGCGGCTTCAGGGGGGTATTACATCGCGGCGGCTACCGACCGGATCATTGCCAATCCCGGCAGCCTGACCGGGAGTATCGGCGTCATCATGGAGATGGCAAACTTCGAGGGCCTGATGAAAAAAGTCGGGGTCGAAGGTGTGGTCATCAAGAGCGGGCGCTTCAAAGATGTCGGATCGCCCTTACGCAAGATGAGCGATGAGGAACGCAGACTCCTGCAGTCCGTGATGGATGACGTCCATCAGCAGTTTATTCAGGCCGTGGCTGACGGACGATCGTTGGAAGTGTCCGATGTGGAACCGTTGGCCGATGGCCGGATTTACACCGGGCGTCAGGCGAAGGAAGCGCGGTTGGTCGACGAGCTAGGCGATCTCGATGACGCGATCCATATTGCGGCCGACATCGCCGGTATGGAAGGGGAGCCGAAGGTTGTCGAGCCGCGCAAACGGTTTTCATTTCGAGACATCATTGAATCACGTTGGTCGTCGGTGTTTCCGAAGCTGGAGTTCGATACCGGCGTCAAGATGAAATACTTGATGGCGTTCTGA
- a CDS encoding 30S ribosomal protein S1, which yields MSTATPQSEPKLDRDALAAMYEETFRNFEEGTITEGMVVAIGKDKVVVDIGYKSEGMIPADQFSHEELAQLKVGDRLQVYLEECEDADGNLVLSKEKADKMKIWEELEKLHKEEKSIEGKIISRIKGGMMVDIGVKAFLPGSQIDLHPVRDLDGLVGKTFPLKIIKINHRRGNVVVSRRVLLEETRDRRRQTTLSTLKEGQLIQGTVKNITDYGAFIDLGGIDGLLHITDMSWGRVGHPSELFQVSDKVEVTVLKYDRETGRISLGLKQKSADPWTGVAAKYPVGTRVRGRVVSLTDYGAFVELEPGVEGLVHVSEMSWTHEVRHPSRVVSVGDQVEAAVLNIDPGSRKISLGMKQTAPNPWDMIEAKYPAGTRIEGKVKSLTDFGAFVGLEEGIDGLIHISDMSWTKHIKHPSELFKKGQKVDAVVIRIDKEKERLSLGYKQLSRDPWEEQIPNKYRVGDSITGKVSKIADFGLFIELDGDVEGLIHISEVGLDANVRMEEKFKPGDDVTAKIIKVDRDERKIALSLRDHQLDSDRRQVDEFHASQGGIDQTLGRAAKQSRKRNQSDSEA from the coding sequence ATGAGTACTGCCACACCACAAAGCGAACCCAAGCTCGACCGCGATGCCTTAGCGGCGATGTATGAGGAAACCTTCCGCAACTTTGAGGAAGGCACCATCACCGAGGGCATGGTGGTCGCGATCGGCAAGGACAAAGTGGTCGTCGATATCGGCTACAAGTCAGAAGGGATGATTCCTGCCGACCAGTTCTCACATGAGGAATTGGCGCAATTGAAAGTGGGCGATCGCCTGCAGGTGTATCTCGAAGAATGTGAAGACGCCGACGGCAATCTGGTGCTCTCCAAAGAAAAAGCCGACAAGATGAAAATCTGGGAGGAATTGGAGAAGCTGCACAAGGAAGAAAAGAGCATCGAGGGCAAGATCATTTCCCGCATCAAGGGCGGCATGATGGTCGATATCGGCGTCAAGGCCTTCTTGCCCGGTTCGCAGATCGATCTGCATCCTGTCCGTGACCTGGACGGGTTGGTCGGCAAGACCTTCCCGCTCAAGATCATCAAGATCAACCATCGCCGCGGCAATGTGGTTGTCTCCCGACGCGTCTTGTTGGAGGAAACCCGCGATCGTCGTCGTCAGACGACCTTGTCCACGTTGAAGGAAGGCCAGTTGATTCAAGGCACGGTGAAGAACATCACCGATTACGGAGCGTTTATCGATCTGGGCGGCATCGACGGGTTGTTGCACATCACCGATATGTCGTGGGGCCGTGTGGGACATCCTTCCGAGTTGTTCCAGGTCAGCGACAAAGTCGAAGTAACCGTGCTCAAGTACGATCGCGAGACCGGCCGTATTTCGCTGGGTCTCAAGCAGAAGTCGGCCGATCCCTGGACCGGCGTGGCGGCAAAGTACCCGGTGGGCACACGCGTGCGCGGGCGGGTGGTGAGCTTGACCGATTACGGCGCATTCGTCGAATTGGAGCCGGGCGTGGAAGGGTTGGTCCACGTGTCCGAGATGTCCTGGACACACGAAGTGCGGCATCCGTCCCGTGTGGTGTCGGTGGGCGATCAGGTGGAAGCAGCCGTCCTGAATATCGATCCGGGAAGCCGCAAGATTTCCTTGGGCATGAAGCAGACGGCGCCAAATCCTTGGGACATGATCGAAGCCAAATATCCGGCCGGCACACGGATCGAAGGCAAGGTGAAGAGCCTGACCGATTTCGGCGCGTTCGTCGGTTTGGAAGAAGGTATCGATGGGTTGATCCACATTTCCGACATGTCCTGGACGAAGCACATCAAGCATCCGTCGGAGCTCTTCAAGAAGGGCCAGAAGGTGGATGCCGTCGTGATTCGCATCGACAAGGAAAAGGAGCGGCTCTCGCTAGGATATAAGCAATTGTCCCGCGATCCGTGGGAAGAGCAGATTCCCAACAAGTACCGAGTCGGCGACAGCATTACCGGCAAGGTCAGCAAGATCGCCGACTTCGGGCTCTTTATCGAGCTGGACGGCGACGTGGAGGGCTTGATCCACATCAGCGAAGTGGGTTTGGACGCCAACGTGCGCATGGAAGAAAAGTTCAAGCCGGGTGATGACGTCACGGCGAAGATCATCAAGGTGGATCGCGATGAGCGGAAAATCGCGCTCAGCTTGCGCGATCACCAGCTGGATTCCGACCGCCGCCAGGTCGATGAGTTCCACGCCTCGCAGGGCGGGATCGATCAAACTCTGGGTCGCGCGGCCAAGCAAAGCCGGAAGCGGAACCAGAGCGATTCCGAAGCCTAA
- a CDS encoding 1-acyl-sn-glycerol-3-phosphate acyltransferase, whose product MVSSALYGLLWVLSRTVGWICFRYRTIGRVPRQGGFLIASNHASYLDIPLLGCGIPRRVWYMGRHDLFPVPLLNGLLQALGWIPLRVGRLDRDAFSKAVALIKEEKAVAIFPEGGRTMTGALKPGKPGIGVIVSQTGCRVVPAHIGGTFDVLPPGAKWPRFRRVTVTYGEPLDFSSDAAQLEGKLFYQHVSRTVMAKIAELGQVPNPGDGRAHAGPSHDLEARPTTESCNAE is encoded by the coding sequence ATTGTGAGCTCTGCACTATATGGCCTGTTGTGGGTTCTCTCTCGCACGGTCGGCTGGATCTGTTTCAGGTATCGTACGATCGGCCGGGTGCCGCGACAGGGTGGATTCTTGATCGCCTCGAACCATGCCAGCTATTTGGATATTCCGTTGCTGGGCTGCGGGATTCCCAGGCGGGTCTGGTACATGGGACGGCATGATCTGTTTCCCGTCCCCCTGCTCAACGGCCTGCTGCAAGCGTTGGGATGGATTCCGCTACGGGTCGGCCGCCTCGATCGGGATGCATTCAGTAAAGCGGTCGCCTTGATCAAAGAGGAGAAGGCGGTCGCCATTTTCCCCGAAGGAGGGCGGACGATGACCGGTGCCTTGAAACCGGGCAAGCCGGGCATCGGGGTGATCGTGTCGCAGACCGGGTGCCGGGTTGTGCCGGCGCATATCGGCGGCACGTTTGATGTATTGCCGCCCGGCGCGAAGTGGCCTCGATTTCGCCGCGTGACGGTGACCTATGGAGAGCCGTTGGATTTCTCTTCAGACGCTGCGCAGTTGGAAGGCAAACTGTTTTATCAACATGTCAGTCGTACGGTAATGGCAAAGATTGCCGAGCTCGGACAGGTTCCGAACCCCGGAGACGGGAGGGCCCATGCCGGGCCATCTCACGATCTCGAAGCCAGGCCGACAACCGAGTCTTGCAACGCTGAGTAA
- a CDS encoding (d)CMP kinase, with protein MGAATRDKRGLIIAIDGPAGVGKSTVARLLARELGYLYLDTGALYRAIAWKVHNAGLSPDDHLAIAALLPHATLQMACGPEQSHVLLNGRDITGELRTPDVTALASMVSAIPAVREWLLPVQRQIGAEGCVVAEGRDIGTRVFPEADVKFFLEADPEVRATRRHRELVAAGHSVHFDQTKRDLTGRDDRDRSRAVAPLIAAPDAERIDTSSMPVEEVVSHMMAVVAARL; from the coding sequence ATCGGTGCCGCGACCCGGGACAAACGTGGCTTGATCATCGCCATCGATGGACCGGCTGGCGTGGGAAAAAGCACAGTCGCGCGACTGCTGGCGCGAGAACTGGGGTATCTCTATCTGGATACCGGTGCCTTGTATCGCGCTATTGCGTGGAAAGTACACAATGCGGGGCTCAGCCCAGACGATCACCTCGCCATCGCCGCGCTGCTTCCTCACGCGACATTGCAGATGGCCTGTGGCCCCGAACAATCCCACGTGCTGCTGAATGGGCGCGATATTACCGGCGAGCTGCGAACCCCGGACGTGACGGCACTGGCCTCCATGGTCTCGGCCATTCCTGCCGTTCGAGAATGGCTGCTGCCGGTGCAACGGCAAATCGGTGCCGAAGGATGCGTCGTGGCGGAGGGGCGTGATATCGGGACCCGAGTGTTCCCGGAAGCCGACGTGAAGTTTTTTCTCGAAGCCGATCCGGAAGTGCGAGCCACGCGGCGACATCGCGAACTCGTGGCAGCTGGCCATTCGGTTCATTTTGACCAGACCAAGCGCGACCTCACCGGGCGTGATGATCGTGATCGTTCCCGCGCGGTGGCGCCGTTGATTGCCGCACCCGATGCGGAACGCATCGATACGTCGAGCATGCCGGTGGAGGAGGTCGTCTCGCACATGATGGCTGTGGTTGCGGCGCGATTGTGA
- the aroA gene encoding 3-phosphoshikimate 1-carboxyvinyltransferase produces the protein MASLTITPGRPLKGTITVPGDKSVTHRAIILTALAEGASTVTAYCRGEDCLNTMRAFQSLGVRIEETPESLIVYGKGMWGLTEPFGPIDCGNSGTGIRLMAGLLAGQDFFTVLTGDESIRRRPMGRVVKPLRAMGAAIAGRKGGELAPLAITGTRLKGMAYASPVASAQIKSSLLFAALYADGLTTISEPRLSRDHTERMFSYFGIPFRRDGCTVRIEGRPSVRWSGKPVVVPGDLSAAAFFLVGASIVPYSDVTICGVGMNPTRTGLVDILLKMGAHIEVLNQREEAGEPVADLRVLSRPLRGVRIGPDQIPQTIDEFPILCVAAAVAEGETVITGAEELRVKESDRIATMANELRAMGARIQERPDGMVIQGLGRNGANGALTGAACESHGDHRVAMSVAIGGLTAPQATQIQNTECIETSFPNFDRKLLELLTDSGKRL, from the coding sequence ATGGCCTCATTAACGATCACTCCGGGTCGTCCGTTGAAGGGCACCATCACGGTGCCGGGCGATAAGTCCGTCACGCATCGAGCCATCATCCTCACAGCCCTGGCCGAAGGGGCGAGCACCGTGACGGCGTATTGTCGCGGCGAAGATTGTTTGAATACGATGCGGGCGTTTCAGTCGCTGGGAGTGCGGATCGAAGAGACGCCGGAATCGTTGATCGTCTACGGCAAAGGGATGTGGGGGTTGACGGAACCGTTCGGCCCCATCGATTGCGGCAATTCGGGGACCGGTATTCGTTTGATGGCCGGACTGCTGGCGGGGCAGGATTTTTTTACGGTCCTGACCGGAGACGAATCGATCAGGCGACGGCCCATGGGTCGGGTGGTGAAACCGCTGCGGGCGATGGGCGCGGCAATCGCCGGGCGGAAGGGCGGAGAACTTGCGCCGTTGGCCATCACGGGGACCAGACTCAAGGGCATGGCCTATGCGTCGCCGGTCGCAAGCGCCCAGATCAAATCGTCCCTGCTGTTTGCGGCTCTTTATGCAGACGGCCTCACGACCATTTCCGAACCGCGTCTCTCGCGGGACCACACCGAGCGGATGTTCTCTTATTTCGGGATTCCGTTTCGGCGGGACGGATGTACGGTCCGTATCGAAGGGCGTCCCTCGGTCCGTTGGAGCGGCAAGCCGGTCGTGGTGCCCGGAGATCTTTCGGCCGCGGCATTTTTCCTGGTCGGAGCGTCGATTGTCCCGTATTCCGATGTGACGATTTGCGGCGTGGGGATGAATCCGACACGAACCGGCCTGGTTGATATCCTGCTCAAGATGGGCGCGCATATCGAGGTGCTCAATCAACGGGAAGAGGCGGGGGAGCCGGTGGCGGATTTGCGCGTGTTGTCCAGACCGCTTCGCGGCGTGCGGATCGGGCCCGATCAGATTCCTCAGACCATCGATGAATTTCCTATTCTCTGCGTGGCGGCAGCGGTCGCGGAAGGTGAAACGGTGATCACCGGCGCTGAAGAGCTGCGGGTCAAAGAAAGCGACCGGATCGCCACCATGGCCAATGAGTTACGGGCGATGGGCGCGCGCATCCAAGAACGGCCAGACGGTATGGTGATTCAGGGGCTGGGGCGCAACGGCGCTAACGGCGCGCTGACTGGGGCTGCCTGTGAAAGTCATGGTGATCACCGTGTGGCCATGTCTGTGGCCATCGGCGGGTTGACCGCGCCGCAGGCAACGCAGATCCAGAATACAGAGTGTATCGAGACATCGTTTCCGAATTTTGACCGTAAGCTCTTGGAACTGTTGACTGATTCCGGGAAACGTCTATAG
- a CDS encoding prephenate dehydrogenase/arogenate dehydrogenase family protein, whose amino-acid sequence MTTPHFKQVAIIGVGLIGGSLGMILRRQKLADSVVGIGRRVENLKTAVEVGAIDRYVSDPREGVEHADFVLLATPVDTYERHLQEWAGCLKPDTIVSDVGSVKGELVTRAEALLPSGVKFVGAHPIAGKEKTGVAAGSETLFSGARCIVTPTAKTDREALQIVRAMWELAGSIVLEMDPFLHDKILGAVSHLPHVAAFALMTALADVRDHGVPELDLAGHSGGGLRDTTRIAASSPEMWRDIFLWNRDNVVSLIETYERHLGELKRLIAAGDAAGIEKQLDKAKYEREQLVPRMPGKV is encoded by the coding sequence ATGACGACACCACATTTCAAACAGGTGGCCATTATCGGAGTCGGGCTCATCGGCGGCTCTCTGGGGATGATCCTGCGCCGCCAGAAGCTGGCGGATTCGGTCGTCGGCATCGGGCGCCGGGTCGAGAACCTCAAAACAGCGGTTGAGGTCGGCGCCATTGATCGATACGTGTCTGATCCGCGCGAAGGTGTCGAGCATGCAGACTTCGTCTTGCTGGCCACGCCGGTGGACACTTACGAGCGGCATCTGCAGGAATGGGCCGGTTGTCTCAAGCCCGACACCATTGTCAGTGATGTCGGGAGTGTAAAGGGCGAGTTGGTCACGCGGGCGGAGGCCCTGTTACCGTCCGGCGTCAAGTTTGTCGGCGCACATCCCATAGCCGGAAAAGAAAAAACCGGTGTGGCCGCCGGATCGGAGACGCTCTTTTCCGGTGCGCGGTGCATTGTCACGCCCACGGCAAAGACCGACCGCGAGGCGCTTCAGATCGTCCGTGCGATGTGGGAATTGGCAGGCTCGATCGTGTTGGAGATGGATCCCTTTCTCCACGACAAAATTCTCGGCGCCGTCAGCCACCTTCCGCATGTGGCGGCCTTTGCGTTGATGACCGCGTTGGCCGATGTGCGCGACCACGGCGTGCCGGAACTGGATCTCGCCGGTCATTCCGGCGGCGGGTTGCGGGACACCACCCGGATCGCCGCGAGTTCGCCGGAGATGTGGAGAGACATCTTCCTGTGGAACCGAGACAACGTCGTGTCATTGATCGAGACCTATGAACGGCACCTCGGCGAGCTGAAGCGGTTGATTGCCGCCGGCGATGCGGCTGGAATTGAGAAGCAATTGGACAAGGCGAAGTACGAACGCGAACAACTGGTACCCCGGATGCCGGGAAAGGTCTAA
- the aroF gene encoding 3-deoxy-7-phosphoheptulonate synthase, protein MIIVLKPDASEREVDHITDRLRELGLKSHISAGQERTIIGVIGDDRILHNQPLTALPGVESVLPILAPWKLVSREFKKENTIIDVNGVKIGDKKITIMAGPCAVERLELTVGIAHEVKSAGATVLRGGAYKPRTSPYSFQGLGREGLDYLVEAKKQTGLPVVSEILDTRDIELFLEKADIIQIGARNMQNFELLKEVGAYDKPVLLKRGLSATIKEFLLSAEYIMSRGNRNVMLCERGIRTFETQYRNTLDLAAIPTLKDLSHLPVIVDPSHATGKWDLVAPMSKAAIAAGADGLLIEVHSNPECALCDGEESIRPSKFKELMGDLGKIAAAVDRTL, encoded by the coding sequence ATGATTATTGTCTTGAAGCCTGACGCTTCGGAGCGGGAAGTCGATCACATCACCGACCGGCTTCGAGAACTGGGGCTGAAGTCGCACATCTCTGCAGGGCAGGAACGCACCATTATCGGGGTGATCGGGGATGACCGGATTTTGCACAATCAGCCGCTGACCGCCTTGCCCGGCGTGGAGAGCGTGCTGCCGATTCTGGCTCCCTGGAAGCTCGTCAGCCGGGAGTTCAAAAAAGAAAACACGATTATTGACGTCAATGGGGTCAAGATCGGGGATAAGAAAATCACGATTATGGCCGGTCCCTGCGCGGTCGAGCGTTTGGAACTGACCGTAGGTATTGCCCACGAAGTCAAATCGGCCGGCGCCACGGTGTTGCGAGGCGGTGCGTATAAGCCGCGCACCTCGCCCTATTCCTTTCAGGGACTGGGGCGCGAGGGCTTGGATTATTTGGTGGAGGCGAAGAAGCAGACTGGCCTGCCGGTCGTGAGCGAGATCCTCGATACCCGCGATATCGAGCTCTTCTTGGAAAAGGCCGACATCATTCAAATCGGCGCCCGCAACATGCAGAATTTCGAGTTGCTCAAGGAGGTCGGCGCGTATGACAAGCCGGTGCTGTTGAAGCGCGGCCTCTCGGCCACCATCAAGGAATTTCTTCTTTCAGCGGAGTACATCATGTCCCGCGGCAATCGCAATGTCATGTTATGCGAGCGCGGTATCCGAACCTTTGAAACGCAGTATCGGAATACGTTGGATCTTGCGGCCATTCCGACGCTCAAGGATCTCTCCCATCTTCCCGTCATCGTGGATCCCAGTCATGCAACCGGCAAGTGGGACCTGGTGGCGCCGATGTCCAAGGCAGCGATCGCTGCAGGGGCCGATGGGCTGTTAATCGAAGTGCATTCCAATCCTGAATGCGCGCTGTGTGACGGTGAGGAGTCCATCCGGCCGTCGAAATTCAAAGAACTGATGGGAGATCTGGGCAAGATCGCCGCCGCCGTCGATCGCACGTTGTAA
- a CDS encoding histidinol-phosphate transaminase: MSLKVHPDIVSLVPYVPGKPIEELQRELGLPRAVKLASNENPLGPSPKAMAVLAETVPTLHRYPDGGAFRLRGALAGRWKVSPDQVILGNGSDEILGLLARTFLSPGDEAVMAEHTFVIYKMEVKAAHGVAVEVPQKNWRHDLPAMAAAITDKTRLLFVCNPNNPTGTIATKAEVAALMDLVPDHVVVVFDEAYYEYVRHPEFPESLGYVKAGRPVIVLRTFSKIYGLAGLRIGYGITTPEITNYVNRIRPPFNANSMAQCAALAALDDEAHVAASRSLNHVEMDKVRAGLRRLGFEALPSEANFLYFDVGRNGRAVFDALLAKGIIVRHIEGRMLRVTIGLPEENHLFLSALEDVTRAAQ; this comes from the coding sequence ATGTCATTGAAGGTGCACCCCGACATCGTTTCCCTCGTGCCCTATGTGCCAGGAAAACCCATCGAAGAGCTGCAGCGAGAGTTGGGATTGCCCCGCGCCGTGAAGCTGGCGTCCAATGAAAATCCCCTCGGGCCCTCGCCGAAGGCCATGGCCGTGCTGGCCGAGACCGTTCCGACGCTGCATCGGTATCCCGACGGCGGGGCGTTCCGCTTGCGCGGGGCGTTAGCCGGGCGTTGGAAAGTCTCGCCGGACCAGGTCATTCTCGGAAACGGTTCCGATGAAATTCTCGGACTGCTCGCGCGAACCTTCCTGTCGCCGGGAGACGAGGCCGTGATGGCCGAACATACCTTCGTCATTTATAAAATGGAGGTCAAGGCAGCGCACGGCGTGGCGGTCGAAGTGCCGCAGAAAAATTGGCGCCACGATTTGCCGGCCATGGCTGCCGCCATCACCGATAAGACGCGGTTGCTCTTTGTGTGCAATCCCAACAATCCGACCGGCACCATCGCGACCAAAGCGGAGGTGGCGGCCTTAATGGACCTGGTGCCAGACCATGTCGTGGTCGTGTTCGATGAGGCCTATTACGAGTATGTCCGCCATCCGGAATTTCCGGAGTCGCTCGGGTATGTCAAGGCCGGACGTCCGGTCATCGTCTTGCGGACCTTCTCCAAGATATATGGATTGGCCGGGTTGCGCATCGGGTACGGCATCACCACGCCTGAAATTACCAATTACGTGAATCGAATTCGCCCACCCTTCAACGCGAACAGTATGGCGCAATGCGCCGCCCTGGCGGCGCTGGACGACGAAGCCCATGTGGCTGCAAGCCGGTCACTCAATCACGTTGAAATGGACAAAGTGCGGGCGGGTTTACGGCGGCTCGGGTTTGAGGCCTTGCCCAGTGAAGCGAATTTTCTCTATTTCGATGTCGGGCGAAACGGGCGCGCAGTATTTGACGCGTTGCTGGCAAAGGGCATCATTGTGCGTCACATCGAAGGCCGCATGCTGCGGGTGACCATCGGCCTCCCGGAAGAAAATCACTTGTTCCTGAGCGCGCTGGAAGACGTGACACGCGCGGCGCAATAA
- the pheA gene encoding prephenate dehydratase, which produces MPDDLQVHREEIDRLDDQILRLLNERSKSVIEIGRLKKLKDAEANLHTPAREAAIFERLSKQNTGPFPTEAIRAVYREIMSASLSLEGPQKVAYLGPRATFTHMACMQKFGASAHYIPVNSIKDVFSEVERGRAHFGVVPIENTTEGVVNHTLDMFVDSNLLIYGEVLQEVAHHLMSKSGVAGDIKRIYSHPHAIAQCRNWLETNLPHVPVSEVASTARAAEMSVDDPSAAAIASELASQLYGLKVVTARIEDNINNFTRFLVLSQKAPERTGRDKTSLMLSVKDKVGALYDLLRPFASHGLNMTKIESRPSRRKAWEYIFFVDIEGHIDEERVKKAAEEVKSRCLFMKILGSYPAYS; this is translated from the coding sequence ATGCCTGATGACTTGCAAGTCCATCGCGAAGAAATCGACCGGCTCGACGATCAGATTTTGCGTCTTCTGAATGAGCGTTCAAAGTCGGTGATCGAGATCGGCCGGCTGAAAAAGCTCAAGGATGCCGAGGCGAATTTGCACACGCCGGCGCGAGAAGCGGCGATTTTCGAGCGTCTCAGCAAGCAAAATACCGGACCCTTTCCCACCGAGGCCATCCGGGCAGTGTACCGGGAAATCATGTCGGCCTCCTTATCCTTGGAGGGGCCTCAAAAGGTTGCCTACCTCGGACCGAGGGCCACGTTTACACACATGGCCTGCATGCAAAAATTCGGGGCGTCCGCGCACTATATTCCCGTCAACAGTATCAAGGACGTCTTCAGCGAAGTGGAACGGGGACGCGCCCATTTCGGCGTGGTGCCGATCGAGAACACGACGGAAGGCGTGGTGAATCACACCCTGGACATGTTTGTCGATTCCAACCTGCTGATCTACGGTGAAGTGCTTCAGGAAGTGGCCCACCATCTGATGTCGAAAAGCGGAGTGGCTGGAGACATCAAGCGCATCTATTCGCATCCCCATGCCATTGCGCAATGCCGTAATTGGCTGGAAACCAACTTGCCTCACGTGCCGGTATCGGAAGTGGCAAGTACCGCGCGCGCCGCCGAAATGTCGGTGGATGATCCCTCGGCCGCCGCGATCGCGTCGGAGTTGGCGTCTCAATTATACGGTCTCAAGGTGGTGACGGCGAGGATCGAAGACAACATCAATAACTTTACGCGGTTTCTCGTGTTGTCACAGAAGGCGCCGGAGCGGACGGGCCGGGACAAAACGTCGCTGATGTTGTCGGTCAAGGACAAGGTCGGCGCTCTGTATGATTTATTGCGGCCGTTTGCCTCTCATGGCTTGAACATGACCAAGATCGAATCCCGTCCCTCGCGGCGCAAAGCCTGGGAGTATATTTTCTTTGTCGATATCGAAGGGCATATTGACGAGGAACGGGTTAAAAAGGCGGCAGAAGAGGTCAAGAGTCGCTGCCTGTTCATGAAGATTCTTGGGTCCTATCCCGCCTATTCCTAG